Proteins encoded in a region of the Brevefilum fermentans genome:
- a CDS encoding DUF4153 domain-containing protein: MTEHTPENLKETQVQIATPFLPHIISLIIMVIFDQLAWERKFGLQFFLLVLMILLALFIMARVEKKHIPWRSYLLLAPILLGATMTIFQKASSTTFFNIVLTLLGLILLAIALRNGQWLGYRIREVAMGILLLIESMIVDPIKILIENKRTQKKPPAGEKNRTWRRIRPFFIGLVIAIPLLLIFGALLASADLIFREQLSSFFDLFKIENLAELLFRTFYIITLGYFMTGAYVHTLVRSAKEKDITPDKPLVQPFLGHVEAFIVLGLVNLLFLSFIIIQFRYFFAGQANISIEGFTYAEYARRGFFELIIVAVLSLGVFYLMSAFTKRSTRATRRTFSALGILLMLQVGCMLVSAFQRLSLYEAAYGFTTLRAMTYIFMIWLGVLIIAVALMEVFNQFKRLALVLLIIFFGFTLTLNLFNLDRFITQRNIAHAQAGNPLDASYLVHNLSVDSVPALFEAEQASETSPELKEALTAILACKLTLRDHSGREGSWPEWHFSESTADRLFEQHRGRLENYPLSLKSESSIYEEGGQRFEDTYQYYYFEVGGEEIYCMPVD; the protein is encoded by the coding sequence ATGACTGAACATACACCTGAAAATCTAAAAGAAACACAGGTTCAAATCGCAACTCCTTTTTTACCCCACATCATTTCACTGATCATCATGGTGATCTTTGATCAGCTTGCCTGGGAACGAAAATTTGGATTGCAATTCTTCTTGCTGGTGCTGATGATTCTGCTGGCATTGTTTATTATGGCAAGGGTCGAGAAGAAACATATCCCCTGGCGTTCGTACTTGCTCCTGGCGCCCATTCTGCTGGGAGCGACCATGACGATATTTCAGAAGGCATCCAGCACCACGTTTTTTAATATTGTACTCACCCTTTTAGGGCTAATTCTGCTCGCAATCGCCCTGCGAAACGGACAATGGCTGGGTTACCGCATCCGGGAAGTAGCGATGGGCATATTGTTGCTGATCGAATCAATGATTGTTGACCCGATAAAAATCTTAATTGAGAATAAGCGGACTCAGAAGAAGCCCCCAGCCGGTGAGAAAAATAGAACCTGGCGAAGAATTCGACCTTTTTTCATCGGGCTGGTGATCGCCATCCCATTGCTATTGATCTTCGGGGCACTGCTAGCCAGTGCAGACCTGATCTTTCGGGAGCAACTCTCCAGCTTTTTTGATCTGTTTAAAATTGAGAACCTTGCGGAATTACTGTTTCGTACTTTTTACATCATCACCCTGGGATATTTTATGACCGGCGCTTATGTGCATACGCTTGTGAGGAGCGCAAAGGAGAAAGACATCACTCCCGACAAGCCTTTGGTGCAACCTTTCCTGGGGCATGTGGAAGCTTTTATCGTTCTTGGACTGGTGAATCTTTTATTCCTGAGTTTTATCATCATCCAATTTCGCTATTTCTTTGCCGGGCAGGCGAATATCTCCATCGAGGGTTTTACCTACGCTGAATACGCCAGGCGCGGCTTTTTCGAGTTGATCATTGTCGCTGTACTCAGCCTGGGGGTGTTTTACCTGATGAGCGCCTTCACCAAGCGGTCAACGCGCGCTACCAGGCGCACCTTTTCTGCCCTGGGCATCCTGCTGATGCTCCAGGTTGGATGCATGCTTGTCTCTGCATTTCAACGCTTGAGTTTGTACGAAGCAGCTTATGGCTTTACCACCCTGCGAGCGATGACCTATATTTTTATGATTTGGTTAGGTGTTCTGATCATCGCGGTTGCTTTGATGGAGGTTTTCAACCAGTTTAAGCGGCTGGCGCTGGTCCTTTTGATCATTTTCTTCGGATTTACGTTAACGCTGAACCTGTTTAATTTAGATCGCTTCATCACTCAGCGCAACATTGCGCATGCCCAGGCTGGAAATCCTCTGGATGCCAGTTATTTAGTGCATAATCTGAGCGTCGATAGTGTCCCAGCCTTGTTTGAGGCTGAACAAGCGTCGGAAACATCGCCTGAACTCAAAGAAGCGCTGACCGCTATCCTGGCCTGTAAATTAACCCTCCGCGATCACTCGGGACGGGAGGGTTCCTGGCCGGAATGGCATTTTTCGGAATCCACAGCAGACCGTTTGTTTGAACAACACCGCGGTAGACTTGAAAACTACCCCTTAAGTTTGAAGAGCGAAAGTTCTATCTATGAAGAAGGTGGTCAGCGTTTTGAAGATACCTATCAATACTATTATTTTGAAGTGGGTGGTGAGGAAATTTATTGCATGCCCGTTGATTGA
- the amrA gene encoding AmmeMemoRadiSam system protein A yields the protein MKLKQEEQTLLLQIARQALENAVLGKPLPELDLAQLPSSLVELGASFVTLTIDGRLRGCIGTLEAYQPLARDVQVHAAAAGLQDYRFNEVQPAELPLIKIEISVLTPPSPLDYDHPQDLVAKLKPSIDGVILQDGLKKATFLPQVWEKLPNPEEFLYHLCQKMGVDGDIWRKKRLEVFVYQVLEFQE from the coding sequence ATGAAATTAAAACAGGAAGAACAAACGCTGTTACTGCAGATTGCACGCCAGGCATTAGAAAATGCCGTGCTCGGAAAACCCTTGCCGGAACTTGACCTGGCTCAACTTCCGTCCTCGCTGGTGGAATTGGGCGCATCCTTTGTAACCCTGACCATTGACGGACGTTTGCGAGGTTGTATCGGCACACTTGAGGCTTACCAACCCCTTGCCAGGGATGTTCAGGTGCACGCCGCCGCTGCTGGATTGCAAGACTATCGTTTTAATGAAGTTCAGCCTGCTGAGCTGCCATTGATAAAAATCGAAATCTCGGTTCTGACGCCGCCCTCTCCCCTGGATTATGATCATCCCCAGGATCTGGTTGCCAAACTCAAGCCGAGTATTGACGGTGTCATTCTACAGGATGGGTTGAAAAAAGCCACTTTTTTACCCCAGGTGTGGGAGAAACTGCCCAATCCTGAAGAATTCCTGTATCATTTGTGCCAAAAAATGGGCGTCGATGGGGATATATGGCGCAAAAAACGGCTGGAAGTGTTTGTTTACCAGGTGCTGGAATTCCAGGAATAG
- a CDS encoding N-acetylmuramoyl-L-alanine amidase: protein MSEQTPPDEQDLFPEEPINEEPPKHDQRTRGRKPHVLTFWSGLTTVLASAFLAATLFTIWTPGSVVDSSLQARMVQVLEPDPAEDEILASTHADSEDSAHWDNIGIVAGHYGFDSGAVCPDGTTEVELNLKIATLVQKMLADQGYQVDLLQEFDPRLQGYQAAVLVSIHLDSCAYINDQATGFKVASALSARDAVNSQRLTQCLATRYGEVTGLPYHAGSVTDDMTYYHAFNEIDIRTMAAIIEAGFMNLDYPLITEHTEQVAEGIVAGILCFLNNEPLQPVQNP, encoded by the coding sequence ATGAGCGAGCAAACACCACCAGACGAACAAGACCTGTTTCCGGAAGAACCGATCAATGAAGAACCCCCGAAACACGATCAGCGCACCAGGGGACGTAAACCGCATGTGTTGACCTTTTGGAGTGGTCTAACAACGGTACTGGCTTCAGCGTTCCTCGCGGCAACCCTGTTCACAATCTGGACGCCAGGCAGCGTGGTCGATAGCAGCTTGCAGGCCAGGATGGTACAGGTTCTTGAACCCGATCCTGCTGAAGATGAAATTCTTGCCAGCACACATGCAGATTCCGAAGATTCAGCCCATTGGGACAATATCGGCATTGTTGCCGGGCACTATGGTTTTGATTCCGGCGCGGTATGCCCCGATGGCACGACAGAAGTTGAATTAAACCTGAAGATTGCCACATTGGTTCAAAAAATGCTCGCCGACCAGGGGTATCAGGTGGATTTACTGCAGGAGTTTGATCCGCGCTTGCAGGGCTACCAGGCGGCAGTTCTGGTTTCTATCCATTTGGATTCCTGCGCATATATCAACGACCAGGCGACCGGTTTCAAAGTGGCTTCAGCATTGTCCGCCAGGGATGCTGTTAACAGCCAGCGGCTAACCCAGTGTCTGGCTACCCGCTATGGCGAGGTTACGGGGTTACCCTATCACGCCGGCTCAGTCACCGACGACATGACCTATTACCATGCCTTCAATGAGATTGATATTCGCACAATGGCTGCCATCATCGAAGCTGGGTTCATGAACCTGGATTATCCCTTGATTACCGAACACACCGAACAGGTTGCTGAAGGGATCGTTGCCGGAATCCTGTGTTTCCTCAATAACGAACCGTTGCAACCCGTACAAAATCCCTGA